The sequence TCAACCTGATCACGCTGAATCTGTGCTACAGCAAAATATTTGCTGTCCGGATGACTGAAATACCAACCTGATACTGATGCCCCCGGCCACATAGCGTAGGATTCCGTCAGTTTCATGCCAGTGTGGGTTTCCACATCCAATAACTGCCAGATTTGGCCTTTCTCTGTGTGCTCTGGGCATGCCGGATACCCCGGTGCCGGGCGAATCCCTTGATAATTTTCCCGCACTAATTCTTCATTGCTCAGATTTTCATTGGGCGCAAAACCCCAATATACCTTACGCACCCGCTCGTGCAGGTATTCAGCAAAGGCTTCTGCCAGTCGATCAGACAACGCCTTAATCATAATTTTATTGTAATCATCATGTTGAGCATCATAGGCATCGGCCAACGCATCCTCTTCCAGCCCACCGGTAACAGCAAAAGCGCCGTAATAATCAGCTTTACCACTGGATTTAGGCGCAACATAATCCGCCAGACAATAGTTCGGGAAATCGGTTTTCTCCGTTTGCTGCCGTAAGTGATGGCTGACCACCAGCACTTCATCACGCCGCTCATCGCGGTAAATCTCAATATCATCTCCAACACTGTTGGCTGGGAACAGGCCGACGACCCCTTTTGGATGCAGCAAATTCTCTGCCGACAGCTTATCCAGCATGTCATTAGCATCAGCAAACAGGCGCTTAGCCTCTTCCCCGACCACCTCATCTTCCAGAATGCGCGGGTACTTACCCGCCAGCGACCAAGTCATAAAGAATGGCGTCCAGTCGATATAATTGCGGAGAGTTTCAATGCTAGCCTCCACCGCCTGCACACCTAATTTGTGCGCCACTGGCGGCGTGTAATTCTCCCAATCAATAACCGTTTGGTTATCCCGGGCAACTTGCAGGTTGACCGGTGGCGTACGCGGCTTCTTGCGGGCATGCTGGATACGGACTGTTTCATATTCTTTGCGAGTTTTCGCCACAAATTCATCGCGTTGCGTGTCTGATAACAGGGCTGAAACCACACCAACACTACGCGAGGCATTAGAAACATAGGTGGTGGAGCCGCTGTAATTTTGCTCGATTTTAACCGCAGTATGCGCTTTGGAAGTGGTTGCGCCGCCAATCAGCAATGGCAAGGTAAAGCCCTGGCGCTCCATCTCCTTGGCCACATTCACCATCTCATCAAGTGATGGCGTAATCAGGCCAGACAAACCAATAATATCGACCTTTTCTTCTCGCGCGGTGCGCAAGATTTTCTCGGTCGGCACCATCACACCCAAATCAATAATTTCGTAGTTATTACATTGCAGCACCACACCCACAATATTTTTGCCGATGTCATGCACATCACCTTTGACTGTCGCCAGCAGGATTTTGCCCGCCGTAGTGCCTTTCTGTTTACTGGCTTCAATATAAGGTCCGAGATAGGCTACCGCTTGTTTCATCACTCGGGCGGATTTTACCACTTGTGGCAGGAACATTTTCCCTTCACCGAACAAGTCACCCACCACATTCATCCCGGCCATCAGCGGCCCTTCGATGACCTCGATTGGCCGGTCGGCCTCCAGCCGGGCTTCTTCAGTATCCAGCTCGATAAACTCGGTAATCCCTTTGACCAGTGAATATTCCAGGCGCTTCGCTACCGGCCAGCCGCGCCATTCCGCTTGCTGAACCGCCACCTCATCACTTTTACTGCCACGGTATTTTTCCGCCAGATCCAACAGGCGTTCCGTACTGTCATCACGGCGATTAAGAATGACATCCTCAACCGCATCACGCAGTTCATCCGACAGGTCGTCATAAATAGCTAACTGCCCGGCATTGACGATTCCCATATCCATTCCATTACGAATGGCGTAATAAAGGAATACCGCGTGAATAGCTTCCCGCACCGGATCATTACCACGGAAGGAGAACGAAACATTGGAGACGCCGCCTGAAATCATGGCATGCGGCAGCTCAGCTTTGATATCGGCACAAGCTTCAATAAAGTCGACGGCGTAGTTGTTATGTTCTTCAATCCCGGTGGCGACGGCGAAAATATTCGGGTCAAAAATAATATCTTCCGGCGGGAAACCCACTGTTTCAGTCAGAATTTTATAGGCGCGGCGGCAAATCTCAATTTTGCGCGCGCGAGTATCAGCTTGCCCCTGTTCATCAAAGGCCATAACCACCATGGCCGCGCCATAGCGCCGCACCAGTTTGGCATGATGAATAAAAGCATCTACGCCCTCTTTCATCGAAATCGAGTTGACGATGCCCTTACCCTGGATACATTTCAGGCCTTTTTCGATGACATCCCACTTCGAGGAGTCGATCATAATCGGCACTCGGGCAATATCAGGTTCACCGGCGATCAGATTGAGAAAGCGCACCATCGCCGCTTCAGCATCCAACATGCCCTCATCCATATTGATGTCGATGATTTGCGCGCCACTTTCAACCTGCTGGCGAGCCACATCCAGTGCTTCGCCATATTTTTCTTCTTTTATCAGCCGCTTGAAACGGGCCGAGCCCGTCACGTTAGTTCGCTCACCGATGTTAACAAACAGCGTGTTGGCATCGATTGTCAGTGGCTCCAGCCCGGCTAAACGGCAAGCGACCGGAATATCTGGCAATGGACGTGGTGCAACGCCGGCGACAGCTTTCACCATCGCGGCGATATGACGTGGTGTGGTGCCGCAGCACCCGCCGACAATATTCAAGAAGCCCGCTCGCGCCCACTCGCCAATCTGCTCGGCCATCTCTTTGGCCTCCAGATCATATTCACCAAAAGCATTCGGCAAACCCGCATTCGGGTGCGCACTGACATAATATTCAGAAATGCGCGATAACTCGGCGACGTATTGACGCAATTCATCTGGCCCCAAAGCACAATTGAGGCCAAAAGAAAGCGGCTGCACATGGCGCAGGGAATTATAGAAAGCTTCGGTCGTTTGACCTGATAGAGTGCGGCCGGAAGCATCGGTAATGGTGCCAGAAATCATCACCGGCAACAGCACACCCATGGCCTCAAACTCAGATTCAACCGCAAAGGTGGCCGCTTTGGCATTCAGGGTATCAAAGACGGTTTCAATCATAATCAGATCAACACCGCCCTCAATCAGCGCGCGAGTCGATTCACGATAAGCTTCAACCAGTTGATCAAAACTGACATTACGGAACGCCGGATCATTCACTTTTGGCGAGATAGACGCAGTTCGGTTAGTTGGCCCAAGCACCCCGGCGACATAGCGGGGTTTTTCTGGTGTCCGGGCAGTCCATTCATCGGCGCAGATGCGGGCCAGACGGGCAGCTTCATAGTTAATTTCAGCTGACAGCGACTCCATCTGATAATCCGCCATGGCAATGGTGGTGGAGTTAAAGGTATTGGTTTCGAGAATATCAGCGCCAGCTTCAAGATAGGCATTGTGAATAGCAGTAATGACTTCCGGCTTGGAGAGCACCAATAAATCATTATTCCCCTTCAGATCACTGGGCCAATCAGCAAAACGCGCGCCTCGGTAATCCGCCTCTTCCAGTCGATAGCTCTGGATCATGGTCCCCATACCACCATCCAGCACCAAGATCCGTTGTGCTAATTGCTGATGTAATTCCTTAACCTTATTATTTGTAACTGTGTCCACCACTGTCGCCTCTTTACCCTGTTGCCTTGCCATTATCTGATACATCTTTTGTTGTTTATTCGTATCAGACATGCTGAAAACTTATCCTTACAAACCTGTCTGTCATCCTAGCACAAGTTATCGGTGTAATGAGGCCAGTCACAGTTGAGACTTTTTCAGGTAGAAAACCCAGCTCATCGGATGAGCATTTTTTCCTGTTTGCATGCATAATTGAAAAACGAAAATGAGTTCCATAATAATAGATGAGAGGCTGATTTATGGCGTTACCGATTTCGATTAAACGGGGAAAGAAACCCAAGGCAGCCGCACAAACGACCACAGCACCAACCGGTCAGGTTCAATCACTGACACGAGGCCTAAAATTACTGGAATATATTTCCGAAGCGCAGGGAAGTGTCGCACTCACAGATTTAGCACAACAGGCGGGTTTACCTAATTCTACAACTCATCGCCTGTTAACCACCATGCAACAGCAAGGTTTTGTCCGTCAGGTGGGTGATTTGGGTCTTTGGACCATGGGCGCACACGCCTTTATTGTCGGCAGCAGCTTTTTGCAAAGCCGCAATTTGCTGGCAATGGTTCACCCCATGCTACGCCGTTTGATGGATGAATCGGGTGAGACGGTGAATCTGGCGGTACTTGATCACAGTGATTATCAAGCCATTATTATCGACCAAGTGCAATGTACCGCACTGATGCGCATGTCCGCGCCGATTGGCGGCAAACTGCCCATGCATGCCTCTGGTGCCGGTAAAGCTTTTCTCTCCACCCTGCCAGACGACCAACTGGTACAGTTATTACATAAGAAAGGGTTACACGCTTACACCCAACATACCCGCACCAGCCCCGCCAGTCT comes from Yersinia canariae and encodes:
- the iclR gene encoding glyoxylate bypass operon transcriptional repressor IclR, giving the protein MALPISIKRGKKPKAAAQTTTAPTGQVQSLTRGLKLLEYISEAQGSVALTDLAQQAGLPNSTTHRLLTTMQQQGFVRQVGDLGLWTMGAHAFIVGSSFLQSRNLLAMVHPMLRRLMDESGETVNLAVLDHSDYQAIIIDQVQCTALMRMSAPIGGKLPMHASGAGKAFLSTLPDDQLVQLLHKKGLHAYTQHTRTSPASLKENLALIRKQGYSFDDEEHALGLRCIAACLFDEHHEAFAAISISGPVSRITDDRVTELGALVIHAAKEITQSYGGGNRN
- the metH gene encoding methionine synthase gives rise to the protein MVDTVTNNKVKELHQQLAQRILVLDGGMGTMIQSYRLEEADYRGARFADWPSDLKGNNDLLVLSKPEVITAIHNAYLEAGADILETNTFNSTTIAMADYQMESLSAEINYEAARLARICADEWTARTPEKPRYVAGVLGPTNRTASISPKVNDPAFRNVSFDQLVEAYRESTRALIEGGVDLIMIETVFDTLNAKAATFAVESEFEAMGVLLPVMISGTITDASGRTLSGQTTEAFYNSLRHVQPLSFGLNCALGPDELRQYVAELSRISEYYVSAHPNAGLPNAFGEYDLEAKEMAEQIGEWARAGFLNIVGGCCGTTPRHIAAMVKAVAGVAPRPLPDIPVACRLAGLEPLTIDANTLFVNIGERTNVTGSARFKRLIKEEKYGEALDVARQQVESGAQIIDINMDEGMLDAEAAMVRFLNLIAGEPDIARVPIMIDSSKWDVIEKGLKCIQGKGIVNSISMKEGVDAFIHHAKLVRRYGAAMVVMAFDEQGQADTRARKIEICRRAYKILTETVGFPPEDIIFDPNIFAVATGIEEHNNYAVDFIEACADIKAELPHAMISGGVSNVSFSFRGNDPVREAIHAVFLYYAIRNGMDMGIVNAGQLAIYDDLSDELRDAVEDVILNRRDDSTERLLDLAEKYRGSKSDEVAVQQAEWRGWPVAKRLEYSLVKGITEFIELDTEEARLEADRPIEVIEGPLMAGMNVVGDLFGEGKMFLPQVVKSARVMKQAVAYLGPYIEASKQKGTTAGKILLATVKGDVHDIGKNIVGVVLQCNNYEIIDLGVMVPTEKILRTAREEKVDIIGLSGLITPSLDEMVNVAKEMERQGFTLPLLIGGATTSKAHTAVKIEQNYSGSTTYVSNASRSVGVVSALLSDTQRDEFVAKTRKEYETVRIQHARKKPRTPPVNLQVARDNQTVIDWENYTPPVAHKLGVQAVEASIETLRNYIDWTPFFMTWSLAGKYPRILEDEVVGEEAKRLFADANDMLDKLSAENLLHPKGVVGLFPANSVGDDIEIYRDERRDEVLVVSHHLRQQTEKTDFPNYCLADYVAPKSSGKADYYGAFAVTGGLEEDALADAYDAQHDDYNKIMIKALSDRLAEAFAEYLHERVRKVYWGFAPNENLSNEELVRENYQGIRPAPGYPACPEHTEKGQIWQLLDVETHTGMKLTESYAMWPGASVSGWYFSHPDSKYFAVAQIQRDQVEDYAARKGMPVAEVERWLAPNLGYDAD